In Deinococcus sp. QL22, the following are encoded in one genomic region:
- a CDS encoding LysM peptidoglycan-binding domain-containing protein, with amino-acid sequence MLALMMLGGALAAPATVKVKSGDTLFKIATRQGLSVARLKTLNGLTTDTIRVGQVLRLSGNAAPVTRSSANAGQGVYTVKSGDFLSKIAVRYGVSVGSLQMLNGLRGSVITPGQRLRLPTRGTGIGSGVAVRPAPRPTTEVRIVYTYVRVALRDTADSLAARYRTTRPALMKLNLLNARTRLMPGQKLLVPQRVPVPIPPAARGAAVTYKRFRPLNIPVQVFRVDLRHRDVLVAPVLPRAGLGYGARVGTLAQQSGARAVINGSYFHPQTFAPAGDLVMQGRLLTWGRIPAALAITPDNRAAFAVTTTGLLGRPLDATWNGMETVIATGPRILLGGRVQTRYNTAFRDPALFGRAARSAVGLSSNRDLVFVSTHSRLTTTEMGKVMARLGVRDALLLDGGSSTGVAWNGAAIIDSTRKVSYGIGIFTDYTGRRYAR; translated from the coding sequence GTGTTGGCCCTGATGATGTTGGGTGGAGCCTTGGCCGCGCCCGCTACCGTGAAAGTGAAGTCTGGAGACACCCTTTTTAAGATTGCTACCCGCCAAGGCCTGAGTGTGGCCCGCCTGAAAACCCTGAACGGCCTGACCACAGACACCATCCGGGTGGGGCAAGTGTTGCGTCTGAGTGGGAATGCTGCGCCTGTGACGCGCAGTTCGGCCAACGCTGGTCAAGGCGTCTACACCGTCAAATCCGGCGACTTCCTGAGCAAGATCGCGGTGCGCTACGGCGTCAGTGTGGGGTCGTTGCAGATGTTGAATGGCCTGCGCGGCAGCGTGATTACGCCGGGCCAGCGGTTGCGCCTCCCCACGCGGGGCACAGGGATCGGTTCGGGGGTGGCGGTTCGCCCTGCACCCCGGCCTACCACCGAAGTTCGGATCGTGTACACCTACGTGCGCGTGGCCCTGCGCGATACCGCCGACAGTTTGGCTGCCCGTTACCGCACCACCCGCCCCGCCCTGATGAAACTGAATCTTCTGAACGCCCGCACGCGCCTGATGCCGGGCCAAAAATTGCTGGTGCCTCAGCGCGTGCCTGTGCCGATCCCGCCCGCCGCACGCGGGGCCGCTGTGACCTACAAGCGCTTTAGGCCGCTCAATATTCCGGTGCAGGTATTCCGGGTCGACCTGCGCCACCGCGACGTGTTGGTGGCTCCGGTGCTGCCGCGTGCGGGCCTCGGTTACGGAGCGCGGGTGGGCACCTTGGCCCAGCAAAGTGGGGCGCGGGCCGTCATCAACGGCAGCTATTTTCATCCCCAGACGTTTGCCCCCGCCGGAGACCTCGTGATGCAGGGCCGCCTGCTCACCTGGGGCCGCATTCCCGCCGCGCTCGCTATCACGCCCGACAACCGCGCCGCCTTTGCCGTGACCACCACGGGCCTGCTGGGCCGCCCGCTGGACGCCACCTGGAACGGCATGGAAACCGTGATCGCCACCGGGCCGCGTATTTTGCTGGGGGGCCGGGTGCAAACGCGCTACAACACGGCCTTCCGCGATCCTGCCCTGTTTGGCCGCGCCGCCCGCAGTGCTGTGGGCCTCAGCAGCAACCGCGATCTGGTCTTCGTATCTACCCATTCTCGCCTGACCACCACCGAAATGGGCAAAGTCATGGCCCGCCTCGGTGTGCGAGACGCGCTCTTGCTGGACGGCGGCAGCAGTACGGGTGTGGCCTGGAACGGCGCGGCGATTATAGACAGCACGCGCAAAGTCAGCTACGGCATCGGCATATTTACCGATTACACGGGGAGGCGCTACGCCAGATAG
- a CDS encoding vWA domain-containing protein: MRRVSLLLLCLTGSLSLAHLTRAGAATPSLPNPAAAPVCVLPAGPLPTQTRAVFLLDTSGSMRGIGDGQADIFERVKVSINAYVRAEQPDRVDLVTFDSGVRTQRGYDLPGAAGRFNGDLAALRADGRNTYLYRSLQAALKPLAGAERYLTRVFVLTDGIDNDTSRTATAQSALAAFTGRGPLDTLHYVALGATVPAEAARALAASAYADSQTVPVNEVPDLTLVAAGDGLRTVTDAGQVAAPYPDGTPLALASGASGVGLAGTTAQGGFTRLSVPPRLPHGTPALLCAPSTRAEAPARRVLLRLNIGTDPALAWLNPAADRTLKAGETVNLRYRAAADLNLGGARVGGLNGTGLEGVLEQQPGSREFTVRLTNGGAEPGRILTPSLALANGRRLALPIITGDEGGRVVAAGSISTGTPASPPIPVAEPENPSSLARIAAWLLGGAAVLGLLFFLWRRRQGRRVAPAAPVSVPPPAVEGLEYREDRTLALVTANGDVSSVNMPLGGAFDLGQLASVPHLSGLRAEQHRDGLSIITVPADLEVSQGARLLQSGDVVRPGTLLGVAVARLSRAPHPPLGSLVGLGLPLRLLADGVTLHVTGPYGDHAFTLGAGITDLGAAFQAPALAGVRVSSSGPRVLLADVPSHLILSRFGEPAPLRPGTYLPPASELTFLND; encoded by the coding sequence ATGCGCCGCGTTTCCCTCCTCCTCCTTTGCCTGACCGGTTCCCTGTCTCTGGCCCATCTGACACGGGCTGGTGCTGCCACACCGAGCCTGCCCAATCCTGCCGCTGCCCCCGTCTGTGTTCTTCCTGCCGGGCCGCTGCCCACCCAGACGCGGGCCGTGTTTCTGCTGGATACCAGCGGCAGCATGCGCGGCATTGGCGACGGTCAGGCCGATATTTTTGAGCGTGTGAAGGTGAGCATCAATGCCTACGTGCGGGCCGAGCAACCTGACCGGGTCGACCTCGTGACCTTCGACAGTGGCGTGAGAACCCAGCGCGGCTACGATCTGCCGGGGGCGGCGGGGCGCTTTAACGGCGACCTGGCCGCGCTGCGGGCCGATGGGCGCAATACCTACCTGTACCGGAGTTTGCAAGCAGCCCTGAAACCGTTGGCGGGTGCAGAGCGCTACCTGACCCGCGTATTCGTACTGACCGACGGCATAGACAACGACACCAGCCGCACCGCCACAGCCCAGAGTGCGCTGGCGGCGTTTACCGGGCGCGGCCCGCTGGATACGCTGCATTACGTGGCGCTGGGGGCCACTGTGCCCGCCGAGGCGGCCCGTGCTTTGGCCGCCAGTGCCTACGCCGACAGTCAAACTGTGCCTGTAAACGAAGTGCCCGACCTGACGCTGGTGGCAGCGGGCGACGGCCTGCGAACTGTAACCGACGCGGGCCAAGTGGCGGCTCCGTACCCAGATGGGACACCGCTGGCGCTGGCTTCCGGCGCCAGTGGGGTTGGGTTGGCTGGAACCACCGCGCAGGGCGGCTTCACTCGCCTGAGCGTGCCGCCGCGCCTGCCACACGGCACGCCGGCGCTGCTCTGCGCTCCTTCCACCCGCGCCGAAGCTCCGGCCCGCCGCGTGCTGTTGCGGCTGAATATAGGCACCGATCCGGCGCTGGCGTGGCTGAATCCTGCCGCAGACCGCACCCTGAAAGCAGGCGAAACCGTAAACCTGCGCTACCGGGCGGCGGCTGACCTGAATCTGGGCGGCGCGAGGGTGGGCGGCTTGAACGGAACCGGGCTGGAAGGCGTGCTGGAGCAGCAACCCGGCAGCCGTGAATTCACGGTGCGCCTCACGAATGGGGGCGCTGAACCGGGCCGAATTCTGACGCCCAGCCTGGCGCTGGCAAATGGGAGGCGGCTGGCTCTGCCCATCATTACGGGCGACGAGGGTGGGCGCGTGGTGGCAGCGGGCAGTATCAGCACGGGCACGCCTGCCTCGCCTCCTATACCTGTCGCCGAGCCAGAAAACCCCAGCAGTCTGGCCCGAATTGCTGCCTGGCTTTTGGGTGGCGCGGCAGTGTTGGGTCTGTTGTTCTTCCTCTGGCGCAGAAGGCAGGGCCGCCGCGTGGCTCCTGCTGCCCCCGTTTCTGTCCCGCCGCCCGCTGTGGAAGGGCTGGAATACCGCGAAGACCGCACGCTGGCCCTCGTGACCGCCAATGGCGACGTGAGCAGCGTCAACATGCCGTTGGGGGGCGCATTCGATCTGGGTCAGCTTGCCAGTGTGCCGCACCTCAGCGGGTTGCGGGCCGAGCAGCACCGCGACGGCCTCAGCATCATTACGGTGCCTGCCGATCTGGAAGTCAGTCAGGGCGCACGCCTGCTGCAATCGGGCGATGTGGTGCGCCCCGGTACGCTGTTGGGTGTAGCTGTCGCGCGGCTCTCGCGTGCGCCTCATCCGCCGCTGGGGTCGTTGGTTGGCTTGGGTCTGCCTCTGCGTCTGCTGGCCGATGGCGTGACCCTGCACGTCACCGGGCCATACGGCGACCACGCCTTTACGCTGGGGGCAGGCATCACCGATCTGGGCGCGGCGTTTCAGGCTCCGGCCCTCGCGGGCGTGCGCGTCAGCTCTAGCGGCCCGCGTGTGCTGCTGGCCGACGTGCCCAGCCACCTGATTCTCAGCCGATTTGGTGAGCCTGCACCCCTGCGCCCCGGCACCTACCTGCCCCCTGCCTCGGAACTCACGTTTTTGAACGACTGA
- a CDS encoding DNA topoisomerase subunit B, giving the protein MDAVLDSDIDNVQSESTVAGGPSGSYTAADISILKGLEAVRKRPGMYVQGGTGIDGYHQLLTEIIDNAIDEGLAGFANEVHVIMHADGSATVTDNGRGIPVDIMRSEGRSAIEVIFTELHAGGKFGQGAYKVSGGLHGVGSSVVNALSSYLDVTVNKHGKLHHIRFECGDVVTPLEVLGDTPADVKWATQVSFQPDAAVFSEFANLFDYDRIRRRLRELAYLTGLKIVIRDERTELHAGDVKEETFYEQGGIANFARALVTDDSKLLYDQPIVMRGTHSEVEVEVAFIHANTYNADNILTYANMIRTRDGGTPLTGFKTAYTRILNKYARDKNLIKNGNPIPTGDDLLEGIYCVVSVKLGEPQFESQAKVKLLNSEAQTAVNAIVGEKFAEFLEENPKIGKTIVEKAAEAARAREAARKARDIVRRSNPLENDDLPGKLADCSSQDPAESELFIVEGNSAGGSAKGGRERRFQAILPLRGKILNVEKSELNKILKNAEIRALIGAIGAGVEGTGDRMHFDLSNLRYHKVVIMTDADMDGGHITTLLLTFFFRYMRPIVEQGHLYIAQPPLYRITLGREKKGTYLYDEETLKQHVARANKEGKKYEIQRFKGLGEMNADQLWETTMNPELRVLKRVNIEDLIVANEVFDSLMGTDVAPRKEFIRENARFAEISV; this is encoded by the coding sequence ATGGATGCCGTGCTGGACAGCGACATTGATAACGTACAGAGTGAGAGCACCGTCGCGGGCGGCCCCAGTGGCAGCTATACCGCCGCCGATATTTCTATTCTTAAGGGCCTGGAGGCCGTTCGCAAACGCCCCGGCATGTACGTGCAGGGCGGTACGGGCATCGACGGCTACCACCAACTGCTGACCGAGATCATCGACAACGCCATCGACGAAGGCTTGGCGGGCTTTGCCAACGAAGTGCACGTGATCATGCACGCCGACGGCAGCGCCACCGTGACCGACAACGGGCGCGGCATTCCCGTAGACATCATGAGAAGCGAGGGCCGTTCCGCCATCGAAGTAATTTTCACGGAGCTGCACGCGGGCGGCAAGTTCGGACAGGGTGCCTATAAGGTATCGGGCGGGTTGCACGGCGTCGGATCCAGCGTGGTCAACGCGCTCAGCAGCTACCTCGACGTGACCGTGAACAAACACGGCAAACTGCACCACATCCGCTTTGAATGCGGCGACGTGGTGACCCCGCTGGAAGTGCTGGGCGACACGCCCGCCGACGTGAAGTGGGCCACGCAGGTCAGCTTTCAGCCCGACGCCGCCGTGTTCAGCGAGTTTGCCAACCTGTTCGACTATGACCGCATTCGCCGCCGCCTGCGCGAGCTGGCCTACCTGACGGGCCTGAAAATCGTGATCCGCGACGAGCGCACGGAACTGCACGCGGGCGACGTGAAGGAAGAAACGTTTTACGAGCAGGGCGGCATCGCCAACTTTGCCCGCGCCCTCGTGACCGACGATTCCAAGCTGCTGTACGACCAGCCCATCGTGATGCGCGGCACGCACAGCGAAGTGGAAGTGGAAGTGGCGTTTATTCATGCCAACACCTACAACGCCGACAACATCCTGACCTACGCCAACATGATCCGCACCCGCGACGGCGGCACACCCCTGACCGGATTCAAGACAGCCTACACGCGCATTCTGAACAAGTATGCCCGCGACAAGAACCTGATCAAGAACGGCAACCCGATTCCCACGGGCGACGACCTCCTGGAAGGGATTTATTGCGTGGTCAGCGTGAAACTGGGCGAGCCTCAGTTCGAGTCTCAGGCCAAAGTGAAGCTGCTGAACAGTGAAGCGCAGACCGCTGTAAACGCCATCGTGGGCGAGAAATTCGCGGAGTTCCTGGAAGAGAACCCCAAGATCGGCAAAACGATCGTGGAGAAGGCCGCCGAAGCTGCCCGCGCCCGTGAAGCCGCCCGCAAGGCCCGCGACATCGTGCGCCGCAGCAACCCGCTGGAAAATGACGACCTGCCCGGCAAGCTGGCCGACTGCTCCTCGCAGGACCCCGCCGAATCCGAACTGTTTATCGTGGAAGGCAACTCGGCAGGCGGCAGCGCCAAGGGTGGCCGCGAGCGCCGCTTTCAGGCGATCTTGCCCCTGCGCGGCAAAATCCTGAACGTGGAGAAGTCGGAACTGAACAAGATCCTGAAAAACGCCGAAATCCGGGCGCTGATCGGGGCCATCGGTGCGGGTGTGGAAGGCACGGGTGACCGGATGCACTTTGACCTCAGCAACCTGCGTTACCACAAAGTCGTGATCATGACCGACGCCGACATGGACGGCGGCCATATCACCACGCTGCTGCTGACCTTCTTCTTCCGCTACATGCGCCCCATTGTGGAACAGGGCCACCTGTACATTGCCCAGCCGCCCCTTTACCGCATTACGCTTGGCCGCGAAAAGAAGGGCACGTACCTGTACGACGAAGAAACGTTGAAGCAGCACGTGGCCCGCGCCAACAAGGAAGGCAAGAAGTACGAGATTCAGCGCTTTAAAGGACTGGGCGAGATGAACGCCGACCAGTTGTGGGAAACCACCATGAATCCCGAACTGCGCGTGCTGAAGCGCGTCAACATCGAAGACCTGATCGTGGCCAACGAAGTGTTCGATTCCCTGATGGGGACGGACGTTGCGCCCCGCAAGGAATTCATCCGCGAGAACGCGAGGTTTGCAGAGATCAGCGTGTAA